A DNA window from Takifugu flavidus isolate HTHZ2018 chromosome 15, ASM371156v2, whole genome shotgun sequence contains the following coding sequences:
- the armc6 gene encoding armadillo repeat-containing protein 6: protein MAKRRITQETFDATVRENMEEFDMEPDEALKEAVEQFESQGVDLSYIVKAAPAAPSNEEQEEQMHEILQVLDTLRNRNESADVMDLMEDIKSFTEHCSVGFAHRYLAAQKDAYPVILSCCKKSFDRQEAVLTATLALAALTDGQPDLLDAEGQRFLLDILIKYREDSEVTRAAIKTVRHCCLKHEQNRQDLVKGGVLALLTSSITQHSDCAELVKEASVALRVMTFDDDVRVTFGHAHDHAKIIVLEHNGLKVLIDAAKGHLEDTSVLSELCATLSRLAVRNEFCQDICDLGGLKFIITLLADSYESAELVRQILSAIRAVAGNDDVKDAVVNAGGVPLIVIAMNRHTTSSLVCEQGCACLSVLALRKPDNCSVIMENGGAFAAIQSMKTHADAVNVQKQACMLLRNLVSHMPNYIQPILEMGAEALIAEAVKTHQDCGDVGKAALRDLGCKVELRELWTGKHGSLTN, encoded by the exons ATGGCGAAACGTAGGATAACCCAGGAAACCTTTGATGCTACAGTCAGAGAAAACATGGAGGAATTTGACATGGAACCCGATGAAGCGCTTAAAGAGGCTGTGGAGCAGTTTGAGTCTCAAG GTGTGGATCTCAGTTACATAGTTAAAGCCGCACCTGCTGCACCATCAAATGAAGAGCAAGAAGAGCAAATGCATGAAATCTTGCAG GTTTTGGATACCCTCCGAAATAGGAATGAGTCTGCGGATGTTATGGATCTGATGGAAGACATCAAGTCTTTTACTGAACATTGCTCAGTGGGTTTTGCTCATAGGTATCTGGCTGCCCAGAAAGATGCCTATCCTGTCATCCTTTCTTGCTGTAAAAAGAGTTTCGATAGACAGGAGGCCGTGCTGACTGCCACACTCGCTCTTGCTGCACTCACAGATGGACAGCCAGATTTGTTGGATGCAGAGGGCCAGCGGTTCCTCCTGGACATTCTTATAAAATACAGGGAAGATTCTGAGGTGACGCGTGCAGCTATCAAGACCGTGCGTCACTGCTGTCTGAAACATGAACAGAATCGACAGGATTTGGTAAAAGGAGGAGTCCTGGCTCTGCTAACTAGTTCGATCACGCAACACAGTGACTGTGCCGAGCTGGTAAAGGAGGCCTCTGTTGCTCTCAGGGTCATGACCTTTGACGATGACGTCCGTGTTACATTTGGACATGCTCATGACCATGCTAAGATTATTGTCCTGGAGCACAATGGGCTAAAGGTTCTAATTGACGCTGCCAAAG GTCATCTTGAAGATACCTCTGTTTTAAGTGAGCTCTGTGCAACTTTATCCCGTCTGGCTGTCAGGAACGAGTTCTGTCAGGACATTTGTGATCTAGGGGGGTTGAAATTCATAATAACGCTTCTTGCAGACAGTTATGAATCAGCG GAGTTGGTTCGGCAGATCCTGAGCGCGATACGAGCTGTTGCGGGAAACGATGATGTAAAGGACGCAGTTGTTAATGCCGGGGGAGTCCCGCTAATTGTCATTGCCATGAACAGACACACTACCAGCTCATTG GTGTGCGAGCAGGGCTGTGCGTGCCTCTCTGTGCTCGCCTTACGCAAGCCCGATAACTGCAGTGTCATCATGGAGAACGGAGGAGCCTTCGCAGCTATTCAGAGTATGAAAACACATGCAGATGCAGTCAACGTGCAG AAACAAGCCTGTATGCTGTTGAGGAATCTGGTTTCACATATGCCCAACTACATTCAACCCATCTTGGAGATGGGGGCAGAAGCCCTGATAGCCGAGGCAGTAAAGACCCATCAGGACTGCGGGGATGTTGGGAAAGCTGCTCTCAGAGATCTGGGATGTAAAGTGGAGCTTCGAGAGCTGTGGACCGGCAAACACGGAAGCCTGACAAACTGA